One genomic region from Jiangella sp. DSM 45060 encodes:
- a CDS encoding Fur family transcriptional regulator translates to MPTDEQLRDDAAVRLRAAGLRVTAPRVGVLVALERESHADADTVARHVRGSLGAVSTQAVYDVLHALTEAGLLRRIEPAGSAARYETRVGDNHHHMICRGCGVIADVDCSGAAPCLAPEHTHGFVLDEAEVTFWGLCPACQSANEENA, encoded by the coding sequence ATGCCCACCGACGAGCAGCTCCGCGACGACGCCGCGGTGCGGCTGCGTGCGGCCGGGCTGCGGGTCACCGCGCCCCGCGTGGGCGTGCTCGTCGCCCTCGAGCGCGAGTCGCACGCCGACGCCGACACCGTCGCGCGGCACGTGCGCGGTTCGCTCGGCGCCGTCTCCACCCAGGCCGTGTACGACGTCCTGCACGCGCTGACCGAGGCGGGGCTGCTGCGCCGCATCGAGCCGGCCGGGTCGGCGGCGCGCTACGAGACCCGCGTCGGCGACAACCACCACCACATGATCTGCCGGGGCTGCGGCGTCATCGCCGACGTCGACTGCTCCGGGGCGGCGCCGTGCCTGGCGCCCGAGCACACGCACGGCTTCGTCCTCGACGAAGCCGAGGTGACCTTCTGGGGGCTCTGCCCCGCCTGTCAATCAGCGAACGAGGAGAATGCATGA
- a CDS encoding catalase — translation MSSTPHSTTNSGAPVASDAHSLTVGPDGPIVLHDHYLVEKLAQFNRERVPERVVHAKGGGAFGVLEVTEDVSQFTKAALFQPGARTEALARFSSVAGEQGSPDTWRDPRGFALKFYSTEGNYDLVGNNTPVFFLRDTIKFPDFIRSQKRLPGSNLRDHDMQWDFWTLSPESAHQVTWLMGDRGLPRTWRNMDGFGSHTYQWINAGGERFWVKYHFRTDQGHEFLSQADADRIAGEDADHHIRDLYEAIARGDAPSWTVHVQVMPYADAASYRFNPFDLTKVWPKADYPLIKVGTLRLDRNPENYFAQIEQAAFEPSNFVPGIAASPDKMLLGRIFSYADAHRYRIGTNYAQLPVNAPKNEVNSYAKDGAMRFSYASPERPVYAPNSHGGPAAEPSLVGDAGWESDGEMVRAAATLHAEDDDFGQAGTLVREVLDDAARDRLVANIAGHVSNVTTDELRQRVYAYWRSVDETLGKRVEAAVGS, via the coding sequence ATGAGCTCTACGCCGCACTCGACCACGAACTCCGGCGCCCCGGTGGCCAGCGACGCCCACTCGCTGACGGTCGGGCCGGACGGGCCGATCGTGCTGCACGACCACTACCTGGTCGAGAAGCTGGCCCAGTTCAACCGCGAGCGGGTCCCCGAGCGCGTGGTGCACGCCAAGGGCGGCGGCGCGTTCGGCGTCCTCGAGGTCACCGAGGACGTCAGCCAGTTCACCAAGGCGGCGCTGTTCCAGCCGGGCGCCCGCACGGAGGCGCTGGCGCGGTTCTCGTCCGTCGCCGGCGAGCAGGGCAGCCCCGACACCTGGCGCGACCCCCGCGGCTTCGCGCTGAAGTTCTACTCGACCGAGGGCAACTACGACCTCGTCGGCAACAACACCCCGGTGTTCTTCCTGCGCGACACCATCAAGTTCCCCGACTTCATCCGCTCGCAGAAGCGGCTGCCGGGCTCCAACCTGCGCGACCACGACATGCAGTGGGACTTCTGGACGCTGTCGCCCGAGAGCGCGCACCAGGTCACGTGGCTGATGGGCGACCGCGGGCTGCCGCGCACGTGGCGCAACATGGACGGCTTCGGCTCGCACACGTACCAGTGGATCAACGCCGGCGGCGAGCGGTTCTGGGTGAAGTACCACTTCCGCACCGACCAGGGCCACGAGTTCCTGAGCCAGGCCGACGCCGACCGCATCGCCGGTGAGGACGCCGACCACCACATCCGCGACCTCTACGAGGCCATCGCTCGCGGCGACGCCCCCTCGTGGACGGTGCACGTGCAGGTCATGCCGTACGCCGACGCCGCGAGCTACCGGTTCAACCCGTTCGACCTCACGAAGGTGTGGCCGAAGGCCGACTACCCGCTGATCAAGGTCGGCACGCTGCGACTCGACCGCAACCCGGAGAACTACTTCGCGCAGATCGAGCAGGCCGCGTTCGAGCCGAGCAACTTCGTGCCCGGCATCGCCGCGAGCCCCGACAAGATGCTGCTCGGCCGCATCTTCTCCTACGCCGACGCGCACCGGTACCGCATCGGCACCAACTACGCGCAGCTGCCGGTCAACGCGCCGAAGAACGAGGTCAACTCGTACGCGAAGGACGGCGCCATGCGGTTCTCCTACGCGTCGCCGGAGCGCCCGGTGTACGCCCCGAACAGCCACGGCGGCCCGGCGGCCGAGCCGTCGCTGGTCGGCGACGCCGGCTGGGAGTCCGACGGCGAGATGGTGCGCGCCGCGGCCACCCTGCACGCCGAGGACGACGACTTCGGCCAGGCCGGCACGCTGGTGCGCGAGGTCCTCGACGACGCCGCCCGCGACCGCCTGGTCGCGAACATCGCCGGTCACGTGTCCAACGTGACCACCGACGAGCTGCGGCAGCGCGTCTACGCCTACTGGCGCAGCGTCGACGAGACGCTCGGCAAGCGGGTCGAGGCGGCCGTCGGCAGCTGA